Proteins co-encoded in one Bacteroidota bacterium genomic window:
- a CDS encoding GIY-YIG nuclease family protein, whose amino-acid sequence MIIVYAIKSEVRNWLYIGQTNNLERRLHEHNSGLNKSTKPYKPFQLIYQESFIDRNKARVAEKYYKSAAGKRKLNLLLKNHGPV is encoded by the coding sequence ATGATAATTGTTTATGCTATAAAATCAGAAGTTCGGAATTGGTTGTATATAGGACAAACCAATAATTTGGAGCGTCGATTACATGAACATAATTCCGGATTAAACAAAAGCACTAAACCATATAAACCATTCCAATTAATATATCAGGAAAGTTTTATTGATCGCAATAAAGCTAGAGTAGCAGAGAAATATTATAAATCGGCTGCAGGTAAACGTAAATTGAATTTATTACTTAAAAATCACGGGCCTGTCTAA
- a CDS encoding 30S ribosomal protein S20, giving the protein MANHKSAIKRIRANNSKRLHNRYFAKTTRTAVKKLRTATAKKEAEALLPKVSAMLDKLAKRNVIHKNKASNLKSKLAKKVNAIKK; this is encoded by the coding sequence ATGGCAAATCACAAGTCGGCAATTAAGCGTATTCGTGCTAATAACTCTAAGCGTTTACATAATCGTTATTTTGCTAAAACGACCCGTACAGCAGTAAAAAAATTACGTACAGCTACAGCTAAAAAAGAAGCTGAAGCGTTGTTACCAAAGGTTTCTGCTATGTTGGATAAGTTAGCGAAGCGTAATGTTATACATAAGAATAAAGCTTCGAACTTAAAATCGAAGTTAGCGAAGAAAGTTAACGCTATTAAAAAATAG
- a CDS encoding SRPBCC domain-containing protein, translated as MVIRASAELLYEFLVTPSGLSEWFCDDVNIRNGIYTFIWDGQMQQARLLKTIEEQLVRYQWVEKTDGSYFEFKIQKDELTNDISLIITDFAVDKGEQESSKLLWHSQIDKLLHVMGSFF; from the coding sequence ATGGTTATCCGAGCTTCCGCCGAATTACTCTATGAATTCTTAGTAACACCAAGCGGATTATCGGAATGGTTCTGTGATGATGTAAATATCCGTAATGGTATTTATACCTTTATTTGGGACGGACAAATGCAACAAGCGCGTTTATTAAAAACCATTGAAGAGCAATTAGTACGTTATCAGTGGGTTGAAAAAACGGATGGCAGCTACTTCGAATTCAAGATTCAAAAAGATGAATTAACGAACGATATTTCTTTAATCATTACAGATTTTGCCGTTGATAAAGGCGAACAAGAATCTTCCAAATTATTATGGCATAGCCAAATCGATAAATTACTCCATGTAATGGGGTCCTTTTTCTAA
- a CDS encoding M28 family peptidase, which translates to MKRISILLLLATAISNAQTISESNLKKHISFLASDNLHGRGTSTDDEKKAADYIAKEFKKYGLTPGNSNSYFHEFTFRKNLNPHDTSTINIPERKGTNVIGFLDNKAPYTIVIGAHYDHLGLGHDKNSLDANPTGKTHNGADDNASGTAGVLELANYFSSNKTTEKFNFLFMCYSGEELGLIGSKKWCDNPTYPLDKINYMLNMDMIGRLNDSTQKLIIYGVGTSPVWVPMIDSIKSGLSIKKDSAGIGPSDQTSFYLKNIPVLHFFTGQHSDYHKPSDDADKINYKGEVKVLEYMLRVIKNTESMDKLAFLKTRNPENGKGGFKVTMGIMPDYTFEGKGLRVDGVSDGKPAAKAGIQKGDLIIKLGEYPVNNVKEYMSALGNFKKGDTTKVKVNREGNIIELDVTF; encoded by the coding sequence ATGAAAAGAATTTCCATTTTACTTTTGTTGGCAACTGCCATTTCTAATGCTCAAACCATTTCAGAATCGAACTTAAAAAAACACATCAGCTTTTTAGCTTCCGATAATTTACACGGAAGAGGTACCTCAACCGACGATGAAAAAAAAGCTGCTGACTATATTGCGAAAGAATTTAAAAAGTATGGACTTACTCCCGGAAATTCAAATTCTTATTTCCATGAATTTACCTTCCGCAAAAATTTAAATCCACACGACACGTCCACAATAAATATTCCTGAAAGAAAAGGAACGAATGTTATTGGATTTCTTGACAACAAGGCACCTTACACCATTGTGATTGGCGCACATTACGACCATTTAGGATTAGGTCATGATAAAAACAGTTTGGATGCAAATCCTACAGGTAAAACACATAATGGTGCCGATGATAATGCGAGCGGAACCGCAGGCGTTTTAGAATTAGCAAATTACTTCTCCTCTAATAAAACAACCGAGAAGTTTAATTTTCTTTTCATGTGCTATTCAGGTGAAGAACTTGGATTGATTGGCTCTAAAAAATGGTGCGACAACCCTACCTACCCTCTTGATAAAATTAATTATATGTTAAACATGGATATGATTGGCCGACTGAACGACAGCACTCAAAAATTAATTATTTATGGTGTAGGTACATCTCCGGTTTGGGTGCCAATGATTGATAGTATAAAATCTGGACTTAGTATTAAAAAAGACAGCGCGGGTATTGGTCCGAGTGATCAAACTTCCTTCTATTTGAAAAACATCCCGGTGTTACATTTCTTTACCGGACAACATAGCGATTATCACAAACCAAGTGATGATGCCGATAAAATAAATTATAAAGGTGAAGTGAAAGTTTTGGAATACATGTTGCGCGTTATTAAAAACACCGAGAGCATGGATAAACTGGCATTCCTTAAAACAAGAAATCCTGAAAATGGCAAAGGCGGATTTAAAGTAACTATGGGAATTATGCCCGATTACACCTTTGAAGGAAAGGGTTTGCGTGTGGATGGTGTGAGTGATGGAAAACCCGCCGCGAAAGCAGGCATACAAAAAGGAGATTTAATCATTAAATTAGGAGAATACCCAGTTAATAATGTAAAAGAATACATGAGTGCACTTGGTAATTTTAAGAAAGGCGACACGACAAAAGTAAAAGTGAACCGCGAAGGAAATATTATTGAGTTGGATGTTACGTTTTAA